The window tctgcCTGGTCTCAAGGGCAACCAAACAGCTGCATTAATGGGTTAATTTCCAACAAACTGAGCTGAAAATTTCTGTAAGTTGGTATTCATTCAGTGTGCGTGTCACGAAAACACTGCCAGATTGTTGCTCAAAGCATCCAGCTTGCAATTAATCTCATGCAACATCTGAGCCCGAGGGTTCAAAGCATGGCATATTCCTTAAGCTCCAAAATCTTCCGATAGACCGGGTACCCATCAGCTCTAAACAACAAGAACCCGGTAATCATGAATCCAAAAATAGTCAAATGATTCTTAAAAATATTTTATGTATATTTTGTACAATTTGTATTATTTTAATAGTAAAAAGTTCATGGGAGGTCTTTCTGCATTTTTGAGGATGGATGTTTCTCATTTTTTCAAGGAAGCTAGTTTTTTATCACATTTTCACACAGTCATCATGACATAGAACAATTCTATTTCCCCTATGCCATTATACCTCCACCTCCATGCTGAACTGACAGGAAGTGGCAAACCTGATCAAATGTCCATAACCATTCGTCTTTGCTGCTTTTCTGTTTCAGTAATATGATTGAATCTAAATGTTTAAGTTTATTACAAAAACATGCTAATTTCTCCCAGTGAGTCATTACAGTATTTCCCAGTTATGTTATTGTTGGCTGAGTTACTTGTCCTGCTAGTTTGTGTGCATGTTTCAAAAGCTGATGTACTTTCCCAGCTAGTGTGTGGTGTTCCATATAATTAGCCATTCAAGTGCATTTTGGTATTTTTACAATCTGCTACTCACAAAGTACATTAAGAACATTTAATTTTAATGTATTTAAAGAAGGAAACCCATAAAATATGGATTCTGGTTTCGAGCGTACCTTTAAGAATGGTAAGTCATTCAGAGTGAGGGCTTTGTCAACATCGGTGATGGTGAAGGAGAGGAGTCTTATCTGCTCTTCTAAGTTTTCAATCTTCTTGCTGATGACTTTGGCCTTTGTCTCCTCTTCCTGCTTGAGTGCCCTCAGCCTCATGTTCTCTTCATCCTGGAGGAACTTTTGAAGTTTCTGAAACTCCTGTTTGATCTGCGTCTCCACCTGAGAGCTTTGAGTCTGGAATGTTGATTAAGTACATCATTTAAGGAAATGTGACAGttattttggagaaaaaaaaacttgaacatTTTTAATTTACCTTCAGGTAATTTTTGGTTTCCTCCCATTGCTGCTTTGTCCTATTCATATTTTTGACTTTTTTCCTTAAGGAGTCAAGTATGTCAGAAATCTCAGCCTTAAATGAGAATCACGAGTTAAAATGATGTCATGAGTAACATTTTAGTGAgtcgttcaattcaattcaagtttatttatatagcgccaaatcacgacaagagtcgtctcaaggcacttcacataataaaacattccaatacaggtcagttcattaagccaatcagaaaaaaagtttcctatgtaaggaatccagcaaattgcatcaagtcattgactagtgtcagtcacagcaatcctcatactaagcaagcatgcagcaacagtggagaggaaaactcccttttaacaggaagaaacctccagagaatcctggctcagtataagcatccatcctccacgactcactggggatcgagaagacagagcaggcgcacacacacacacacacaccaagtaatgtttctatggttacattgtaatttcttagtaaatattctatttggtgaaagataaactttattgtatttatcctagtgaatctataattaaagggtaaactagtagtagcgcgTTCAATGTcatgtaaaatgttattatcaggagagagaaaatgtttaaatgtttagcAACGGTGTTCACGCTGATGGCCCCGTCCAtcagggcaccacagctcagctgaacatcattgtagcttcttcatagctgttgtggctttttcattcccccccccccccccctttttaatttataaaagaataaaatgtaCTTCAAAAACTTCTGAAAACACCGTGCATGTTTTTGTGATGAATGTTTGTCATAAATATTCTGACATTTACATGTAAACAAAACCTCTATTCAATATTTAACGGTTTTCACAAAACGTTTTGCACTCAAATTGAACTTGATCCTTTTCGTTTGCTTCTATCTTTCTAGCCTTTGTTTGTACTTCACCTTTTTGGTCAAGACTGCTTCCTCCACTGTACAGCACTGGTGAACCGAGTGCTGCTTAGATATTTGGCAGACAAGACAGATGGGTACCTCGTCGTCGTTACAAAACACCTTCAGTTTCTCGTTGTGAAGAAGGCACTCGTCTGACTCCTCGATGGGCGCATGGACTTTAAAAACATCAATGCGTTTCTGAAGAGCCAGATTGAGAGGAGGCACTCCAGTGGAAGACTCGATGCCACACACAGGACAGTTCCGACACCTCCTCACTTCCCAGAACCTGTACAAGCAAACCTTGCAAATATTGTGGCCACATATTAAAACAACAGGAAGGCAGTAAATGCCGGAGCACTGCGGGCACAACAAGTCGTCATCAGAGATGGGCTTCCTTGTCAGCATGTTGGAAGAGTCTCCGTAAAGTGACAGCCAGCTGCAGTCCGACATAAAACCACTTTCTTTTTACCTGTCAGGTGAAAGAAGCACCGCCTTGTGGCTTAAATGCAGACAAACTAGTGAAACAGGTTAGATGTTCCACCTACTTCATCctggaaataaaacaaacacatcGAGTCAAACCATATGTCGATGAGTAAAACGTAAAGCTTCTGTTTAATAATTAAAAGGAAAACGTCACTAAACACATTCACTTCAGGTGACTTTTATTTTCCAACAAGACATGTTTCCATATGAGACAGGAACATTGACTAAATGTATTTAAGTCACTAATTATAACTTCTAGAAAAACATCACATGAATTTCAACATTGTGACGTCACTGTGTTTTCCTATAAAGGCTTGGAGGCAAAAACAGAGGTAGATTCAGCTGTCGGAGATACTGTCAGTTAAAAATTCTTAGTTTTAGAGGGGGGGTAGGCGCAAGCTTGAACttgagtaaacacacacactcagatgtTAGCATGAACCCTGAAGCTGATTTAAAAGCTAGAAAATTCTTGAACACGAGGGTTTCACCATCTGACTTCACCACAAGCCGAGTCGGCAaaacttcattttttaaaaatggaATATGGTAAAACTCATTGACTAAAGAAATATTACACAAATAAGTAAATTGATGTATAATTTCTATGTTGTTGTCTGGCAACGCACGGATATAAAAAAAAGCACACATTTCTTTCTTAGCTTTCCTCCCACAGATTATCCACGACTCTTGATGCTGTTAGATAAAATACAACCAGTGatataaaaaataattacaagaaaacaaagaaactGCATCTCCCTTCAAAAAGTGACGTGATTGGTCAAAGGTCTAATGAGAGTCTATCCTGCTTCCTAAATTATTTCAATTAAAACAGCTGCATGAGCCTGATGATGTGCGAAGACATCCTAGTTTCTCAGTGGTGAAGAGAGTCTAGTTTTACAACAGATTTCAAATAATTCATCTTTTCAAAAGTAACTTGAGAAATGTATGTACATGACTACAGTAACGGAAATCCATTAAACTCCGCCATCTGATGAAGAAAAAACAAGTCATGGGACTGAGGTTTTTGAGACATCTCAAAATTATTCTCCCAAAGATAAATTAATCACAACAGACACAGAAAGTAGGTCAGAAATGTCCGTTTTCTGTGTAAAGGGAGCATCAGATGGGTAGTCACCAGAAACGATGCAGAGTTTCAGCTCTGAAAGGTTTACACTCATAGTTTCACATCATCTCCACCGACAGTGTCAGACTGATGTCTAAATGAAACAAGATGCCTTCATCTGCGTCAGTCAGCCCTGATCCAGGATGCACCGGGTTCAGGTCGGCATCCCGAAGCGCTCATCCTGAGGCTGCCTGCTGATTTCCCCATCAGTCAGCAGCCTGCAAGGTATCATGCAGAGTCTGCAGATCCAACACGCTGACCCAGGCTGGCAATCACACAAATCCAGGCTTAATGGAGGATTTGAAACACTTTGGACAGCCCTTTGTCCCATTTGTCTGCAGACACCTGGAAACatacgtaaaaaaaaaaagaacctttCAAAACTTAACCTTAAACCATATTTTAATCTGTACCACAGAAGCTACTTCTATTTGAGTTTCTAAATGCATTCTTCTGCAAACCAGAGATGTATTTGTCATTTCAGAAATGCTAAGAATAAACACCTGAGATGAAAGATGTGGGAACAGGGTAATGCCTGCAGCTTTTGGTTCCTGTCCCCAATGGACTCCCCACACATGCCGCAGTAAAGCTCCAGCTCCTCGACACACTGCAGGAACTTCACCACTTCCTCCCTGAGGTCCTCCTGCTGCTTAAGGTTTCGGTAGATGCCCTCACGCAGGCAGTGAACCTTCAGGGTGCACAGCTTATGCACGGGAAAACACATCAACATAAGACAGTCTTTACTGCTACAGTTTATTTAACTCATTAGCTAGTAATTATCACCCATTGATGAAGGGTGATCTGTGGGTGAGGATGTTTTTGCCTGTCAGTGTGGGTGTGTTAGCGACTTTCATCATGAACCAAGCAATTGAAGTAGACCCTGTTTTGGCACGATAGCCGATTGACCAAAACAAACACATAAATGTCTGTCAATTCTACAAAAATTGAGATAAAACTTGGTGGAGATGTAGTTAAGAGTAATTCCCAACACATACTCAAATTGCAAACAAATGATGTGAGATTAAGTGATATTTCTTGTGGCTGCACATGATGTTACTAACAAAATTTGAGCAAAACGGCTGTAAAtattggttaaagagcaagtcaccccctaccagattcttactcaactcccacttcctgtttgaaaaatgcaacaaatactgttgcctagcagaccaagagggcggagccgctaacaaatgcacacacacacaggctcacaacgacaatgtgacatcacatggtaccagctaacgttctagggtacctcttagccaatagtgatggcagatttaaattcaaatgcagtgcagagtttttacctgacaacggcacaacactggcagttttagacagaaaattaaaattttaactaaaatgcactaaagtgcaaaactattgactacacgtgtctgcagcacgattagacacgtatttatatagtttatcagggaaaaaaagctgatttgggggtgacttgctctttaacataaaTTATCTTAAAACATCTGGGATGACTGGCTATGAGTAATGTTTTATTCCTTTAATTTTTAATTGATTAACTGATCAGTCAAAAAGATTGAGTTACCTTGTTTCCCATCCCATCTGCAAGTTCCTGCGCTCGCTGCAAAGACTCGAGAGCCTGCAAATCAATCAGAAGCAAGTTGTAAGTTCTTGTTTTGGAGTCCAACTAAACATttatgttgttgtaaataaaacacagaaGTGTACGGACCTTGTCAAATTCTTTCTGCAGAAGCCAACACTTTGCAACTCCCAGATAGACGTGTGCTTGTCCGAGACGGTTTCCAATCTCAGTCATTATACAAAGGGAGGACTCATAACGAGGGAACGCTTTCTAAAAGCATGAAAAGAAAAATGCAATATTAAGTACTTGTGAATTAAAAATGCAAGGTTTAATCTTAGTAACTAGTTGGAAAAAGAAGTTTGCACTTCTATGGAAGCAGTGTCGCCTTACATCAACATCGTGTCTGTAGCGGTGTATGTCTGCAAAGTTTTGTAAGCACAGGGCTTGTAGCGGTCGGTCGCCATGCTGCAGAGCGATCTTCATAGATTCCTGTCGAAACAAAACACAAAGAGTTTGGGACGGGTCACTCTTCCAACCTACAACACATCCTTCTAAAACTACAATAACACAGATGTGTGCTTCCATATGAGTGTATATTCAAGGGCAGAAGCAGTAGAGAATGTGAGGAGTCACCTTCCAGACCCCTCCTGTACTCTGGTATTGGGAATATGGCGAGATGTGTAATCTGTTTGGCAAATGTAATAAATCTGAAATGCCTCCTGCTCTCTTGTTGCTCTACTTTTACACTCCAAGGCAATGACATCAAGCTATTTTTCGCCCTTCGTACATAATTAGAACAGGGTTAAGACTTAAGCCACCCTTTTCATTAACACTTGAAACCCGCGCCTCTGAGCATATTTTTGTCGAGGTCTTAGGACTTGTACAAACAGCCCATATGGCGCTTGCACCTGTCGGCAACCCGGCGTCTACTGAATCTGCAGCACTGGCACCAGAATGGCACGTCAGTGAGAGAAACCACAACTGTGAGATTCCTCGAGTCATGTGTACGTTCGACTCAGAGGAGAGTCGTGACGCCTTTTAGGACAATACCTCACAGCACTCCATAGCGTCGGGCAGGCGCTCCAGCTTCCTGTAGGCCACAGACATGTGGTACTGGCTCATGGCTCGATACTTCAGACTCCAACTTTGGCCATAGTCACTGACAAGCTCAGCTGCTTTGCAGGGGAAGAACAGGGCTTTCTCATAGTCCTGATGGTAGACGTGAACAATTAGAGTGGagctactttcaaagagaaatagAGCACTTTGCATAATCTACAAGAACAAAACACATTCAGTAACTGAGTACATTGCCACGTGTGTCTCTTCATTACTTAAAACATGTATTATTTGAATGTTGCTTCATCACAATGTCACTGAAACCAAACCTGGGAAGCGAGGGGATTATGTTTACAAATCTCCCATGCCAAGGGTACAACATAGACCCCCACCAGCCAGCTTACTTAGTTTACAGCACCAACAAACATATACGAGCCTACCTCTAATGACATTTGCACTCAGTTGTTCCGGGCTATTATTAAAACCTGCAAATAACCTGGAAAAATTGAAGCTGATCATGAGCCAAGGAGGCTAATTGCGACAATATTGCATAACAGCAAATCTCTGCAGTAAGCCAGTCAGTATGTTTGGTCATCTGCAGTACCTTAAGCTGGATGTAGATGTTCCCTAGACTGCAGCAGACTCTGCACTCCAACATCTTGTCGTCATTGTTGTGCGCGTAGCGTAGGGCCTTCTCGTAGCTCTCAAGAGCTTTCTGGAAGACGCTGAGGCCCAGGTAGGCATTGCCCATGCTGAGACACACTTGCCCGTTGAGCTGCAGGCTCACGGTGGTGCCCTGCATGTTTAAGCAGGTTTTACAGTAGGAGACGGTTTTCTGGAAGTCACACAGCTTCTCGTTGCTCCGCGCCAAGTTCAGGTAACCTTCA is drawn from Nothobranchius furzeri strain GRZ-AD chromosome 4, NfurGRZ-RIMD1, whole genome shotgun sequence and contains these coding sequences:
- the LOC107388697 gene encoding zinc-binding protein A33; its protein translation is MSDCSWLSLYGDSSNMLTRKPISDDDLLCPQCSGIYCLPVVLICGHNICKVCLYRFWEVRRCRNCPVCGIESSTGVPPLNLALQKRIDVFKVHAPIEESDECLLHNEKLKVFCNDDEVPICLVCQISKQHSVHQCCTVEEAVLTKKAEISDILDSLRKKVKNMNRTKQQWEETKNYLKTQSSQVETQIKQEFQKLQKFLQDEENMRLRALKQEEETKAKVISKKIENLEEQIRLLSFTITDVDKALTLNDLPFLKKCKQIKSRVKCNIPEPETIRDILINSAKHLGLLPYEVWKKMLNTINYTSVILDPNTAHSNLKLSQGLTSVQYSSKKPLPDNPERCTSRMWVLGANGFISGKHSWTVDVGQGKDWYIGVARESIKRKSAVFLSPTEGFWVIGQCSIDSLWAQTSPRTRIHVKQKPEKITIELDFIKGKVVFINSEDSSMIYTFKEKFSERIFPFFALGLEDRQNASPLTICPKFLRVEIE
- the rapsn gene encoding 43 kDa receptor-associated protein of the synapse, which gives rise to MNIFMRRLAPEMGQDQTKQQIEKGLKLYQSNQTDKALHVWTKVLEKTSDPGGKFRVLGCLITAHSEMGKYKDMLKYALDQIDTAREMEDPDYLTEGYLNLARSNEKLCDFQKTVSYCKTCLNMQGTTVSLQLNGQVCLSMGNAYLGLSVFQKALESYEKALRYAHNNDDKMLECRVCCSLGNIYIQLKDYEKALFFPCKAAELVSDYGQSWSLKYRAMSQYHMSVAYRKLERLPDAMECCEESMKIALQHGDRPLQALCLQNFADIHRYRHDVDKAFPRYESSLCIMTEIGNRLGQAHVYLGVAKCWLLQKEFDKALESLQRAQELADGMGNKLCTLKVHCLREGIYRNLKQQEDLREEVVKFLQCVEELELYCGMCGESIGDRNQKLQALPCSHIFHLRCLQTNGTKGCPKCFKSSIKPGFV